The genomic segment CCCTGCGCGGTTTTCAGGACGTCTTTAAGTTGTTTGCGAATCGCTGCAATTTCCTCCGCTGCCGGCGACAACGCCAGCAACTGTGTGTAAAGCTGCTGGGAAAGCTTGAACTGCTGCTGCAATCCAACCAGAGGCGTTTTCACCCGCGGGTCCATTTTGAGAGTAAGGGGCTGCGAGTAGCTCTTGCCGTTGGCGGTGAGCACAACCGTGTACTGGCCCGGCATGGCCCACGGCCCGGTAGGCTGGGGCACAGTGTTGTGGGCCACGGCGGCAATGGGATACTCAGCTTCAACGCCGGGTAGCGGCGCATAATGTATGTCCCATAGCCAGCGATGCATGCCCGCCGCGGCGGACATCACCTGGGACGGCCGCACCCAGTACGTGGGAATGTTGAGCATCGGATCAACCGGATCTGGTTTGTCCGCGCTCGAATACTTGCGGACAGCTTTGCCCGCCGCGTCCTTAATCTCAATAGTCACCGGCCCGCTCGCCGCTGACTGCAAGTAGTAGTTGATGACCGCGCCGTCCGGCGGATTTTCTCCGGCAGGGAAGTCCGGCGGCAGCGGCGTGTCAGTATTCATGTTCCAGCGGACGCGAATCGCGGTTTGCGGCTTGAACAGGTGCGCTTCCGCCGAAATCGTCTTCGGCTCGATTTGCCGCAGCGGCGTGATGTCATCCAGGATCCAGAAGCCGCGGCCATGCGTCGCGGCGACGAGATCATCATTCTTGATGATGACGTCGCGCACGGAACTGGGCGCCATGTCCAGCCGCAGTGACTGCCAGTGGTCGCCATCGTCAAACGAAACGTGCACGGCGCGCTCCGTCCCGGCGAACAGCAGTCCGCGGCGGACGGGATCTTCTCGCACGGCGTTCACGTTTTCATTGGCCGGAATGCCGTTGACGATCTCCGTCCACGTCTTGCCGCCATCGCGCGTGCGCAGGATGTGCGGACGCAGATCGTCCAGGCGAATGGTATTGATGGCCGCGTACGCGGTCTGTGCGTCAAAATGGCTGGCCTCAATGATGGAAACTTTCTGGAACGGCGTCATGCCAAGCGGCGTGACTTCCGTCCAGTGGGCGCCGCCGTCGGTGGTCAGGTGGATGCGGCCATCGTCCGTGCCCGCCCATATGCGGTTGATGTCCAGCGGTGACGGCGCAACCGCGTAAATCACGCCGCGCTGCGTGGCTTTGGCCGTGGGCTCGGAGCGAAACTTGCCGATGGTTGCCGGGACTTCAAAGTCCTTGCGCGTCAGGTCGGGCGAGATCTGCTGCCAGTTGCGTCCGCCGTCGGCGGTCTTCCACAGAGTGTTCGTCGCGAAGTAAAGAATGTGCGGATTAATCGGAGAGAAGACGATTGGCTCAGTGCGCAGCACGCGGAAATCCGGTCCGCGAAACGGCTTGGGCATGATGTTCTGTGCCTGGCCGGTGCGGCGATCGTAACGCGTGAGCTTGCCGCCATAAATTATGTCGGGATTGAGCGGGTCGGGGACCACGTATCCATATTCTTCCGCTGCCACGGGATGCCACTCGCGGATGGTCACCTGCCCGTCATCGCCACGGCTGGAGACGCATGCCGAACCGCTCTCCTGCTGGCCGCTGCACAGGCGATAGGGAAACGCGTTGTCGGCGTTCACGTGATACATCTGCGCGGTGGGCTGGTTGTACCAGCTGCTCCATGTTTCGCCGCCGTTGACGCTGACAATGGCGCCCTGGTCGCTGGTGAGGATGATTGTCTTGGGATCGTTGGGATTGATCCAGATGCCCTGGTAGTCGTCGCCACCGGGAGCGCCGCGGAAGCCGGTCCACGTCTTGCCGCCGTCGGTGGACTTCCAGGTGACCGTGCTGGTGACGTAGACGGTGTCAGGGTTCTTGGGATCAAAACGCGGGACTGACAAGTCACCGCCGCCGATGCGTCCCGCCGGACGCGTGTCCGTCGTCGCTTGCGTCCAGGTCGCGCCGGCGTCATCCGAGCGGAACAGCGCCACGCTCGCCGGCTTGAATCCCACCGACGCGAACAGGCGTTTGGGGTCGCTATCTGAAATGGCGATGTGCGCCTGAATGATTTCTTTCGGCAGGCCGCCCGCAAGCTGCTGGAAGGTGGCGCCGCCGTCAGTGGATTTGAAGATGCCGCCGCGCGAGCCGTTCCACGCGCCGTTCTCCCACGGCCCCTGGCGCGCTTCCCACAGCGTGGCGTAAACAATGTTGGAGTCCGTGGGATCAATCAGGACGTCGTCAGCGCCGACGTTTTCGTTTACGTCTTTGTTCTTGCCCTCTGAATTCTTGGCGTCCGCGTTTTTGTCTTCTATCGGCAGCACCTTTTGGAAGCTCTGGCCGCCGTCGGTGGAGCGATACAAGCCACGCTCAGCGTTGGGCCCGTAGGGATGCCCCGCGACCGCCGCAAACACCTTATTCGGATCGCGCGGATCAACCGCGAGGCCGGGTATCTGCTGGCCATCGCGCAAGCCGAGGTGCGTCCACGTTTTGCCGGCGTCAGTGGATTTGTAAATACCGTCGCCGACGGAGAGATCCGGGCGATGCAGCCCTTCGCCGCTGGCGACGTACACCACATTCGGGTCCGACGCCGCCACTGCGACAGCTCCGATCGACCCGGAGGGCTGGTCGTCAAAGATCGGCTTCCAGGTGCGACCGTAGTCGTTGGTCTTCCACACTCCGCCATTGCACACGCCGATGTAAAACACGCTGGGCTGACTCGGCACCCCGGCAACGGCGCGCGTGCGTCCACCACGGTAGGGCCCGATGGAGCGCCAGTGGAGGGATTGCAGCAGATCCGGGGCGACCGTGGCCAGCGGAGCGGGCTGGGGCTGCATAGTGGCATGAGGGGTGCGCTGTGGAGATGATAGCTTCGCCGAGGCTTGCGGCGGTTGCTTGGGCTGCGGCGGCTGCTGGGCAAAAGCAGCTACGGCAAAAAGGGCTGTGATGGCGAGCACGCGGTGTAGAAATGAGGGCACGGTATCCTCCTGGGGGGAAGGAGGAGGATACCGCAAAGCAGGGATGCCGCAAAGGCGCGTTGCGGGCTTGTTGCCAAGCTGAAGGGGAGAACGCGCTTGGGTAGTTGGGTTTCTAGTCGTCGTCCGTGGAGGACTTGCCGGTCAGTCCTTCGCGCACCAAGCGAGTCAGGCGCAAGAGAGTGCTTTCCACTCCCTTGACAGTCAGCCCGATGCGAGGAAGGCGGGCGATGGCCCTGGCCGTGAAGCCCTGAACGTAATACAACCAAAAGATGGCGTAGTCTCGCGCGAAATTTGGGCCGGCTGCGCGGACTTCAAGGCACTCGCTGATTTCCTGGAACAGGATTTCCCGCTCCATATTACGCATGGATGCGCTGCCGTCAGCGCGGCTCGTGCTCGCTGGCTCCAATTCCTCGGCTTCCTTGCCACTACCACGCTTCTGGCTGTAAGAGCTGCGGAAGTAGTCGTGGACAACATGGGATGCCACGACCTTCAAAAACCCATACAGCGCGTTGTCATGCTCACAGTCGAACTCGCGCAGGGCCTTGAAATCGTTGGCGCAGAGCTTGAGATAGGTCTCCTGGACCAGATCGTCGACCGTGGCGGGGGAAGGACTTCTCCAGCGACGCATGGCCTTGACGATGACGCCGGCAATCACCGGCTGGGTACGGCGGACGAATTCGGACCAGGAGGCTTGGTCATTGGAGTGTAGACAGGTGTGCAGCAGACGAAAAACCTCTATACCCTGAAGGGCGGGGTAACCAACCGAGACGGCGAATTGAAAGTCGCGCAACTTTCCATATGCATCATGGTCTTTCATGGCATTTCCTTTTTTGGCCCAGACCGTCCTCGAGGGGAAAGTGGCCGCCCCTGATAGTTGATCTGTGGCTTCTAGTCGGAAATGCGCAATTTCAGCGCAAAAAGGGACACGTCCGGCCAAAAATGGGACGCGTCCCTTCAATCGGGATCAAACTACGGGTTACGTGCTATCTTTTGGTTGAATCCGGCGCAAGACGTGCTGACTGCGTTACAAACTTGCGCGTTGCTGCAACCCAATCCGGCCATAGTCCCGGAAGGTTTCTGATGTCCGTGCCATAAGGAAGGATTTTGACGGCGTAAGCGTAGTAGCGTTCTTCGCCCTGGTATTGGCCGTCAATTCCCTCGCATAAGGTCAGGCAGTACGACACAGAGCCGCTCCTGCCGTTAGCATCCCATCGAACCGTGACCATCTTACTCGCTGCAGACGTTAACAGGATCCCGGTCTGAGTTAGCGGCATCTGGGCCAGCTTAGCGGGGTTGTCTACAACGATAATATCGGTAAGCCAGTCCGGCGACCCGTGGATCGGGTCTGTATCATTGGGCGCTTCAGGCCTGGGAAGAGAGAAAAAATAGGCAAATTCGCCAGTAACTCTTGGCTTACTTGTATCCGGCGTACCGTCTGCCTTCAAGAACTGCAGTGTTACTCCAGCTTGACTTGCTCTAACACCCATTTTCGACTCCTTTCTGGGCTAGGTAAAGGCCTGCCTTAGCACAAAAGATTTCTTGCAGACGCAACATGATACTTGCCTGTACCGCCAAATGCTGAAGTACCAGAGAAATGGGGACATTTTGCGCAGAAAGAATTACTCCGACGACTGATGTCCCCGATCCCTTCATCTGGCAGCGTGCTTAGGGTTTCTTGGCGGTGGCTGCGCTGCTGGTCTTAAGAGCTTTGAAGGCTTTGAGCGCATCAATTACAACCCCGTTGCTGGGGTCCACGCTTAACAGAGCAATGTCAGCATCCCCAGGAAGCACCAGCAATGTGTCGGTAATGGCGCGATCGTCACCTGGATGCTGTGTGAGGTTCTGCAGTGGCGCCAACGTAACGCTTTCTTGTTCTTCTCCCGAGCTGTCATGGGTGTCCCACAGGACATGCACCTGCAAACTCGAAGTTGACGTCATTGCGTCGAGCGTGTGGTGGGCCTTCATAGCGGCCAGCTTTGCCGAGGTATCCGCGACAAGCACGTCTGTCAGCCAGTCTTTGGAACCGAGCCCTGGCCCCGGGCTTGGCGGGTCCGGCTGTCCTCGGAGTTGTACACGCGGTGTGGAGAAAAACTTCACGTGCTTGGCAAATACACTGCCAGGGCCCCTTGGCGTCACTCCATCCTTTTCGACGAACTTGAGCGTTACTCCATTGGGGTGCGGTAGTAATCCCATTTTCTGCCTCCTCTCATGCCTTTTCTGGTCTTGCGATGGTTGCTTTGTGCGCGGATACCGCTTACTATCACCGATCAACCGGGGTCAAAATCGCAAGTTTTCCATGCGGATTTTTCATCAACCTCCGCACTGCACTCGTTTATGTCGATCGTTATCTTTTTGAACGAAAACCGAGGTGCTTTACCTTTTCGCGAAGAGCTTCTTCGTCGAATAGCCTTCATTGAGCCCTATCTGCGCATCATCATTGGGTTTGGTTTGGCTGACCTCACGGGCCTACAGGCGACGGGAAACGCTGCTGCTCTTCTGGTCATTGCAAGGAAAGGCTTTATCACGATTGGTCCGCTTTATCAGCCGGGAGCGTCCGCGTGTTTTGCCTGTTTGGGCCATTGGCTTTCGATCTCAAACACCGATCTCAACGTTTCCTCTTCTTCCTGGCCCGGCCGGGCTGAGGCGCGCGCGGCGGCAGACTTGATTGATCAAGTACTCTCGACACGCAATGCTCAACAGGAGTTGCGGTGCGCGATCCGGACCTTTGACCTTTCCCAACAGAGTCGTTCGATCCATCCCGTTTATCCCTTGCGTGACTGCCCAAAGTGCTCTGCAGTTACGGTCTCTGGGGCTTGGGGGTTGCGAATTCATTGCAGTTCCCTTACCGGGATTGTTAAGAAAATGGAGATCACCACAACCCGCACGGCTGGCGCCTACAGGGCGCTGGCAACCTGGGCAAGTCCACTTCCCTTAGGCCACGCCCGGCCTTTACTAAAAGCGCAGGAGTCTCATGGACGCGGCAGGACTCGCGAAGAAGCGGAACAGGGATGCATCGGAGAAGCGCTGGAACGTTACAGCCTCATCTATCGCGGCGATGAACCATTGCAGCGCGCCCGCCTCGGGGATGTTCCCGGAGTGGACCCTCGAGAAATCCTGCTTTACAGCGAACAACAATATGAATCCCGGGAGGAATGGAATCGCACAGCCGACGAGCGCTACTTCGTCGGCGAACGCTTTGATCCCACGCAAGCGATCGACTGGTTCCCGGGGCTCGATCTGACAGGTGGCACCGAGATCCGGTTGCCCGCCGCTTGCGTCCTGATGTGGTACATGTTTCGCGCCGGAGAGCCCGAATATGCGCGCGCGGACACCATTGGATGTGGCAGCGGATGGACTGTCGAGGACGCCCTGGTCCACGCTCTATTGGAATGGATTGAGCGCGATGCGATGGCACTCTGGTGGTATAACCGCATTAGGCGCCCTTCGGTCAAACTTGAATCGTTTGACATGCCGGAATTGGTCGGCGTGCGCGATGACCTGCGCAGAATAGGCCGCGACTTTTTCCTGTTGGATTGCACAACGGACCTCGGCATTCCGACTTATGTTTCTGCTGCACCGCGCTTTGACGGCACGGAGCTATTGTACGCAGGAGCCAGCCATCTCTCGCCGCGAATCGCCGCCTGGAAAGCCGCCAGCGAAGTGGGCCAACTCTGGTTCGGGGCGGTTCATAAACAGGCGGTCGACGTGGAGCTGAAAGCTTGGCTGGCTCACTCCATTGATAAACAGAATTACCTGTCACCCACCTCCGAAATCGAAGCACCCCAAGAACCGACACCGCTAAACCCAGGGGAACAAGTGAAGGTGATTATTGATCGCATGAAAGGAGCTGGGTTGCGTGTCTGCATGGCCGATTTGAGCCGGAACGACGTGATTCTAAAGACGGTTCGAGCAGTTGTTCCTGGAATGCGCCATATCTGGAACAGACGCGCTCCCGGACGACTTTACGATGTTCCAGTGCGCCTTGGCTGGCTGGACTCGCCGCTCCAGGAGAGCGAACTAAATCCCATCTGTTGTATGATCTAATCCGATAAAATGAAGACGCTTGAGTAATGAGGTATAGCGAGGATCTTTTCGCAGCGGCTCGATCACCGGACTGGTTGCGAGTGAGAGCAAAGTATTGTCCCTTCGCTGGTACGCAGTTTCGAGAACTGCGAAAGCGGCGTCATTCTCGTGCAACCCAGCGTAAACACCCGCCAGTAACAGGCCATCAACTTCATTCCCCGCGGACGCGGCTTCAATTTGCGACGTAAGGTCCCGCGCGGCCACAAAATTGCCTTCGTACTGTTTCAAGGATGCTCGCTCCACCAGAACGGTTAGCGGATTGAGTTTCAATTTTTCGGCTAAGGTCAATTCGTCGTCCGCCTCGTTGAAACGTCCTTCTAGCTTTAACAATCGAGCGTACAAATATCGAGTGAGGTTAACATTTGGAAAACTTATCAGTTGCTCGTCCATGTGTTGGTGAAATCTCGACAATTGGCCAGACGTCCAGTATAAAAAGGCCAACTCGCACCAGATGTTCGGATCGCGCTGATGAGTCAATCTAAGGGCCAGTTGATCATGCTGTTCTGCTTCCTTAAACTTGCCTTTTTTACGCAGATGCACACCGAACCAGTAGTGAATCTGACCGTCATCCGGACTCGACCGCAG from the Terriglobia bacterium genome contains:
- a CDS encoding glycoside hydrolase; translation: MQPQPAPLATVAPDLLQSLHWRSIGPYRGGRTRAVAGVPSQPSVFYIGVCNGGVWKTNDYGRTWKPIFDDQPSGSIGAVAVAASDPNVVYVASGEGLHRPDLSVGDGIYKSTDAGKTWTHLGLRDGQQIPGLAVDPRDPNKVFAAVAGHPYGPNAERGLYRSTDGGQSFQKVLPIEDKNADAKNSEGKNKDVNENVGADDVLIDPTDSNIVYATLWEARQGPWENGAWNGSRGGIFKSTDGGATFQQLAGGLPKEIIQAHIAISDSDPKRLFASVGFKPASVALFRSDDAGATWTQATTDTRPAGRIGGGDLSVPRFDPKNPDTVYVTSTVTWKSTDGGKTWTGFRGAPGGDDYQGIWINPNDPKTIILTSDQGAIVSVNGGETWSSWYNQPTAQMYHVNADNAFPYRLCSGQQESGSACVSSRGDDGQVTIREWHPVAAEEYGYVVPDPLNPDIIYGGKLTRYDRRTGQAQNIMPKPFRGPDFRVLRTEPIVFSPINPHILYFATNTLWKTADGGRNWQQISPDLTRKDFEVPATIGKFRSEPTAKATQRGVIYAVAPSPLDINRIWAGTDDGRIHLTTDGGAHWTEVTPLGMTPFQKVSIIEASHFDAQTAYAAINTIRLDDLRPHILRTRDGGKTWTEIVNGIPANENVNAVREDPVRRGLLFAGTERAVHVSFDDGDHWQSLRLDMAPSSVRDVIIKNDDLVAATHGRGFWILDDITPLRQIEPKTISAEAHLFKPQTAIRVRWNMNTDTPLPPDFPAGENPPDGAVINYYLQSAASGPVTIEIKDAAGKAVRKYSSADKPDPVDPMLNIPTYWVRPSQVMSAAAGMHRWLWDIHYAPLPGVEAEYPIAAVAHNTVPQPTGPWAMPGQYTVVLTANGKSYSQPLTLKMDPRVKTPLVGLQQQFKLSQQLYTQLLALSPAAEEIAAIRKQLKDVLKTAQGDTLAAVNALDQKLQTLAGGGGRRPGAGTDAPSLGGLKTRYLALLNVLQEADDTPTTQAAAAIPELEKQVAPLMKQWREIEEKEIPALNQQLKKANLPEVKLQSASLPARATATARDKDEE
- a CDS encoding sigma-70 family RNA polymerase sigma factor, with the translated sequence MKDHDAYGKLRDFQFAVSVGYPALQGIEVFRLLHTCLHSNDQASWSEFVRRTQPVIAGVIVKAMRRWRSPSPATVDDLVQETYLKLCANDFKALREFDCEHDNALYGFLKVVASHVVHDYFRSSYSQKRGSGKEAEELEPASTSRADGSASMRNMEREILFQEISECLEVRAAGPNFARDYAIFWLYYVQGFTARAIARLPRIGLTVKGVESTLLRLTRLVREGLTGKSSTDDD
- a CDS encoding TOMM precursor leader peptide-binding protein, with amino-acid sequence MPFLVLRWLLCARIPLTITDQPGSKSQVFHADFSSTSALHSFMSIVIFLNENRGALPFREELLRRIAFIEPYLRIIIGFGLADLTGLQATGNAAALLVIARKGFITIGPLYQPGASACFACLGHWLSISNTDLNVSSSSWPGRAEARAAADLIDQVLSTRNAQQELRCAIRTFDLSQQSRSIHPVYPLRDCPKCSAVTVSGAWGLRIHCSSLTGIVKKMEITTTRTAGAYRALATWASPLPLGHARPLLKAQESHGRGRTREEAEQGCIGEALERYSLIYRGDEPLQRARLGDVPGVDPREILLYSEQQYESREEWNRTADERYFVGERFDPTQAIDWFPGLDLTGGTEIRLPAACVLMWYMFRAGEPEYARADTIGCGSGWTVEDALVHALLEWIERDAMALWWYNRIRRPSVKLESFDMPELVGVRDDLRRIGRDFFLLDCTTDLGIPTYVSAAPRFDGTELLYAGASHLSPRIAAWKAASEVGQLWFGAVHKQAVDVELKAWLAHSIDKQNYLSPTSEIEAPQEPTPLNPGEQVKVIIDRMKGAGLRVCMADLSRNDVILKTVRAVVPGMRHIWNRRAPGRLYDVPVRLGWLDSPLQESELNPICCMI